In Cryptococcus gattii WM276 chromosome B, complete sequence, the DNA window TGTAACTGCCCCGTCAGCCGAATGGCCTGGTCAAGCACAGCAGATGATATTACAGGCAATTCCGGCAAGAATTTGCTAATTGATGCCTGTGGCATCCGAACATTCTTGACGGGCTGTATACCTTGTTCAGATAAGATTGGAAATAGCTGATTATTTTTCGAACAACCATAAAATGACGCTTCCATTTCTTGACCGACTACTGTCGATGGGGTGGTCGGCCTAAAGTTGAAAAATCTGATGACATGCAATGCTCTAGCAGTAAGCCGAGAAAGGCCAAGTTCGTCAGTCTTTGGAATTTTGACCCATTCGTCCGCAATGCCTTGCATTTCAAGCTCATAAATCAATCGGCATAGAAAACCTGCCACCCAGAGGAGTTGTCGGTTCCAGTGAGACACATGCTTGTTGACAAGATCGATAGACTCTCGTTCAACTGTAGGAATAAATCGCGAGGCAACATGTCCCCCTATGCCTGTTGTTTGACCGGTCGGTTGTCCTATGAACACCTTTGCGGACATATCAGAGTCCAACTTTGGGCACAGGCCATCAAAGACTCCAGCAACATCCTTCTTGAAAGGCTTCCCATTCAAATCTTTGGTCTCGTCATCGTCAGTCCCTCGTGAGTAGACAATACTAGCTGGCATTCTATCTGGTGCCGGTTTTTTGGTAGCGCGCTCTAGTTCACGAGCGAAAGCTGTTGTGACATTAACTTTGACATTACCTTGATATATGAGAATATCGCGATAGAAAGTGGTGATCTCTTTGGCGTTTTCGATAGTTGATGGAGGATCCCGTACAGTTGAAGATGGTGGCGGGGTTGGTGATGAAGTGTAACGACCAAAAAATGAACTGGATATCATAGAGGCCAAGCCTCGCGCGGGTTTGGCAAATTGTGAAATTGTGCTCGGCAAATGTGGAGGGGAAAAACCGGCAGCTAGTTCTTGTAAGCCACAAACCAGCAACGCGATGCCCATACACACCTTCAAGCCATTTCATGACTTTCGCTGTAATGACCATATCGGTGACATCGACGCTCGTAACAGTCATCATCCCACCCGCAGCCATAGTATTCAATCCCCCTCTTTCTGCTTTCTCTTTCCGTTTCACCACCTTTTCCACCTCCAAAACACTGATGCCATCAACAAGCATCTCAATCTTCTTGACAGTCCGCATGAAAGTGATAGAAGTCACAAAGAACCGAGCAAGCTCTAATGGCCCTTCAAGAAGTGACGGTTCGCGCAAAGCCATCGAGAACGTTGTCCAGGGATTGCCGGAGAGAGGAGATAGGTTATCCACAGGTTTTGGAAGGTGGCCTGACCGAGCAAGCAACTTatcctttccatctttccaATGGAAAGCCATCCATTTGTCCCCAGATTCAACGAATGGCCCATCTATCAATCTACTTCAGCTCAGTACACATCAACGGCAAATTGAAGCTTACCGCATACGCTGAATAGTGAATAGAAGCCCACTCCAAAACTAATTAGTGTACGGTCAGTACAGTAAGATAGTATGTTAGATAGTTAGGGAGTGAATAACTGACGCCCCGATTTTCTCTTCATCAGGATTGCCTTCTGCGATCTTCTTGAGCCTTTGCCAATCTTCGACACGAAATGGAATCCCATCATTCGAGACAACATAGCTGTGTATCTGAACCGCGTTAGTTTTCTAGTGCAGGACTGAATTAATGAACGATGTACTAAGGCTGTCTTTGCATCGGGCAATTTGCTTGGCTCTTGGCCGCTTCTTAGAGCCTCTAGACCGTCTTCGGTGTAGAATTTGACTTGGACATGTTGAGCTCCGGCGTCATCTGAGTTTTGCAAAAGCTCTCTGAAAACTGCAGCCATCTCAAGTAAGTAAATGAAAAGGACGAAAAAGAGAGCTACCTCGCTTACTAGTATGTTCGCCCGAGTACCTTGCCAGTATTTCTAGTCGCAAACGTAAGTGAAGTGGCAAACAAAAGAGATAAGGGAGATAAACTTTACTATCAATGAGGGCTCGTTGATTCACTTCTACGTCCTCGTCTTGACCAGATGACCAAAGCTCCTCCTTCGTCAATGGGGGCATGTCGAAGCGAGGAAGTGAGACGTATAAAGGGAGTGCAGGACACTAGACTAGGCTTTTATATTGAGGACTTCGATATTATGAATAACTGTAGATGAGTGATCACTGAAGGTTTACACGTAGGCAGATATTGTCTGTGTGACGAAGTCTTCAGTTAGACAGTAGCagtaataataataaaGTGTATCGCTACTCCGCAACCTCCTTGAAGGTAGCTATATACGTAGATCCGATGATACGATGATATTCTTATATTATTATATGGTGCAACAACAGCTCGCCAAGGTGTCCGTCGGCGGACTTCTCCACGCTACGTTCGTGGTTCATCCGTTGACACTTGCTTACCTTTCAAGCACAGATTGGCCCTTTGCCAATCGGTACTTGGTTCATATTTATTTTGGATCGTTCCTTGACTTCACATGCTGCTATCCCGTGGCTAAGCAATCCAATATTGAACCACATAATTGAACATACCACATCAGGTCAGCAGACCATCCAAAGACCGTACGCTGCACTGGATAAACCATCAAGCGGCTTCCGTTTAGCCACCGCCAGCAGACTGCCTGCTTGATCCCGATTGAGAAACCAAACAAATCCTTAACACCAGGGCATCAATCGCATCGTCAGATTTGCATTTTTAACTTCTGACTACATCTCTCGACAGAATGTACGCGCTCCAAAGGTTGGTGTGTCTACTGTATGCTGACGTTTGATTTCAGGCCTTCGAAACCTCAGAAAAATGTGCCTCGCAAGTCAAACACAGGAACTCCTGTTGCTTCAGAGGATGGAGTCTCTATTGCCGTACGCCCTCTTGCAGACCCTAACGCCGACATGCTCACATTTGACACAACAGGCCGTAATTGATCGTCTGTCTTATGCTGATGCACCGCGCCCTTTCAAGTCTGCGTCATTCGTATCTCGTTTACCTTCCCGCACAGCAACCTCATCTTCTACTTCAGTCCGCAAGAATGCTAAACAAATCCTTGCACTCGAACGGGAACGCTATCTTGGTGGAGATGGTTTCCTCTCTGCACAACATGTAGCAATGAGAAAGAGGGGCGAAAAAATCGAGTTggggaaaaagaaaaagggaGTGGCTAAGAAGGGGAACATACAAAAtttgttgaaagggaaaatGAAGCGTGATGCTGAAGAGACACCAGGGACGCAAGAACAAACGCCAGCAGAGAGTCGGATGACAAGTGAAGGAACCACACCTACATTagaagaggacgaggacaTGGATATGGATCAGAAAGAAAGGCCGGCCGTGCAAGCCCCACCTAGTGATTCCGGAGATGGCAGATCCAAGAAGGAAATCGTAACTTGTAAGTCTTCCGAGTAGCCGACGTGGACTCATACCCCTGGTAGACTTAACTCCAACAGCTCCGCCGTCGTTGCTGCCTCCTAAAAAATACTGCGACATTACCGGTCTCCATGCGTCTTATACAGATCCTAGAACGAAGTTACGTTATAAGGGCCTCGATGTTTGGCATGTTGTCCGTGCATTGGTAAGCTCGAAGTTACCTGGCTGAGAGGAGACTGATCATTCTCAAGGGACCTGGAGGCGATCAAGCTTACCTGTCACTACGCGGCGCTCAAACCTCACTTAAATAGACCTTTACTTAAATAGTTCCTAATTTTGATATGCTTCTTGTTAAATGTACACACTAAGTCCTCGCTGAGGCTGATGCCAATGGCCAAGAAGTCTATCTCATATACATACATCATCTTTGTCAAGCCTTAATCTTTTCAACACCCTCCTGTACTTTTTCTTTCACATCATCCACCTTGGCACCCACAGGATGCTTCCTTTCCTTACCGCCGAAATACCAGTAGTTGATGAATCGCGCCTCTTGAGTGAGTTGGGCAGCGGCATTGGTGGCATGACAGGCGAAAAGAAGATAATTTCGAGGTTGAACGCGCCAGGCGAATCGCATAAAGATCATGCTATATATGAGGTCAGCTCTGCAATCCATCAAAGTAACTCCGTGCGACGAGTCCATAAGACATCCCGCTGTATTGTTGACAGTGGATCATATACCGACTTACGAATAGGCGGCCAAAGTAGGACTCATTACGCCAGAAATTGTTTCCTCATCTTTGTTCGCAATATCCGCTAGAGCGGCAAGAGGAAGACCCCAGTTTGCAACCTTCATATTGAAACCGTCAGTGCCAGTTTTTTGCAATTCATGGCCAATCAGGAAGATATGGGCAAAATGACGCTAGGCAGAATCACGAAGAGAAAAGACTGACCGGCCCCCAGAAATGCGTACCTGCATCGATTGTCAGTAACCTGCAGCGGAACGGACATACAACGTACTGAAAAAGTATTGTCGAGCAGCAGGGGACTTCGCCCAGTTAATA includes these proteins:
- a CDS encoding Nucleus protein, putative (Similar to TIGR gene model, INSD accession AAW40831.1); protein product: MPSKPQKNVPRKSNTGTPVASEDGVSIAAVIDRLSYADAPRPFKSASFVSRLPSRTATSSSTSVRKNAKQILALERERYLGGDGFLSAQHVAMRKRGEKIELGKKKKGVAKKGNIQNLLKGKMKRDAEETPGTQEQTPAESRMTSEGTTPTLEEDEDMDMDQKERPAVQAPPSDSGDGRSKKEIVTSPPSLLPPKKYCDITGLHASYTDPRTKLRYKGLDVWHVVRALGPGGDQAYLSLRGAQTSLK
- a CDS encoding Mitochondrion protein, putative (Similar to TIGR gene model, INSD accession AAW40829.1) — its product is MASTFINWAKSPAARQYFFSTHFWGPVANWGLPLAALADIANKDEETISGVMSPTLAAYSMIFMRFAWRVQPRNYLLFACHATNAAAQLTQEARFINYWYFGGKERKHPVGAKVDDVKEKVQEGVEKIKA